A region from the Actinomycetes bacterium genome encodes:
- the tmk gene encoding dTMP kinase, with protein MGRFIAFEGVEGAGKSTQLRLLGRELERLGREVVTTREPGGTPLGERVRAILLDPSSAGMHPRAEALLFAAARAQLVEQVIRPALDRGAVVLCDRYLHSSLAYQGAARGLGVETVEAVNQWGTGGLLPDVVVLLDLDPSVGLARRTGTRDRIEDQELEFHRAVGRAFRDLAKSDPDPDRFVVVDAGPPAGQVADRVRAAVLARLEEHHVGLG; from the coding sequence GTGGGTCGGTTCATCGCGTTCGAGGGTGTCGAGGGGGCCGGCAAGTCCACCCAGCTCCGGCTGCTCGGGCGGGAGCTCGAACGGCTCGGCCGGGAGGTCGTCACCACCCGGGAACCCGGCGGCACGCCCCTCGGGGAGCGCGTCCGCGCGATCCTGCTCGACCCCTCCTCGGCCGGCATGCACCCGCGGGCCGAGGCGCTGCTGTTCGCGGCCGCCAGGGCCCAGCTCGTCGAGCAGGTGATCCGCCCGGCCCTGGACCGGGGGGCGGTGGTGCTGTGCGACCGGTACCTCCACTCGTCCCTTGCCTACCAGGGCGCCGCCCGCGGCCTCGGCGTCGAGACGGTCGAAGCGGTCAACCAGTGGGGGACCGGGGGGCTGCTCCCCGACGTCGTGGTCCTGCTCGACCTGGACCCGTCGGTCGGCCTGGCCCGCCGGACCGGCACCCGCGACCGGATCGAGGACCAGGAGCTCGAGTTCCACCGCGCGGTCGGGCGGGCGTTCCGCGACCTGGCCAAGTCCGACCCCGACCCCGACCGGTTCGTCGTGGTCGACGCCGGTCCGCCCGCCGGGCAGGTCGCCGACCGGGTGCGCGCGGCCGTGCTCGCCCGCCTGGAGGAGCACCATGTCGGTCTGGGATGA
- the topA gene encoding type I DNA topoisomerase, with the protein MARNLVVVESPAKAKTIGKYLGKDYSVLASMGHVRDLPKSDFAVEINGGVAVTYEVTAKGKKVVSEIRKAAKGAEQVFLATDPDREGEAIAWHIAQAAKLAAGATRRVTFTEITADAVRQAFSAPRDINAHLVDAQQARRVVDRIVGYKLSPVLWRKVRAGLSAGRVQSAALKMIVDREREIDAFRAQEYWSLEADLATDADEAVHARYPVGEKQKFVLGDEGSATVAAEAARAATWIVRDVTKSERRRGAAPPFTTSTLQQEASRKLGFSSKRTMAIAQQLYEGVELPGEGSVGLITYMRTDSPALSQVAQGEIAGLVRERYGSQYVRPTKYKPKTKLAQEAHEAIRPVGVRRTPESLHGHLEPAQRKLYELIWKRTVASQMAQAVYDQTTVDIEAGELVFRASGSVMRFDGFVRVYLEGRDDDLEEEAGTLPELTVGQVLRLVELTPEQHFTEPPPRFTEASLVKALEEHGIGRPSTYSPTISTLQERKYVRLDRKRFHPEDVGIVVTDLLADVFPKVVDLSFTAKMEEDLDCIARGSKAWEPLVKTFFDEVEGTIAERQEKVSRPEEPTDETCPQCGAETGAKLVRKWGRYGWFLSCSRYPDCKYRRNAKQSADQAEQAEPELTDVPCPKCGKPMVKRSGRFGPFLGCSDYPKCKGIKNLGEQSFGTCPKCGAGEVVSKRTKRGKTFYGCNRYPDCDFALWQAPLAQKCPTCGGLLAPDKDGDTATCAKCGSQVQVAELVSA; encoded by the coding sequence TTGGCACGCAACCTGGTGGTGGTCGAGTCGCCGGCGAAGGCGAAGACCATCGGAAAGTATCTGGGGAAGGACTACTCCGTCCTGGCCTCCATGGGGCACGTGCGAGACCTCCCCAAGTCAGACTTCGCCGTCGAGATCAACGGTGGCGTCGCCGTCACCTACGAGGTGACCGCCAAGGGCAAGAAGGTGGTCTCTGAGATCCGCAAGGCGGCCAAGGGCGCCGAGCAGGTCTTCCTCGCCACCGACCCCGACCGTGAGGGCGAGGCGATCGCCTGGCACATCGCCCAGGCGGCCAAGCTCGCGGCGGGCGCGACCCGGAGGGTCACGTTCACCGAGATCACCGCGGACGCGGTCCGGCAGGCGTTCTCCGCCCCCCGCGACATCAACGCGCACCTGGTCGACGCCCAGCAGGCACGCCGGGTGGTCGACCGCATCGTGGGCTACAAGCTCTCGCCGGTCCTCTGGAGGAAGGTGCGGGCCGGGCTGTCGGCCGGGCGGGTGCAGTCCGCCGCCCTGAAGATGATCGTCGACCGCGAGCGGGAGATCGACGCGTTCCGGGCCCAGGAGTACTGGAGCCTCGAGGCCGACCTGGCCACCGACGCCGACGAGGCCGTGCACGCCCGCTACCCGGTCGGCGAGAAGCAGAAGTTCGTGCTCGGCGACGAGGGCTCGGCGACCGTGGCCGCCGAGGCGGCCCGGGCCGCGACCTGGATCGTGCGGGACGTCACCAAGAGCGAGCGCAGGCGCGGCGCGGCCCCGCCCTTCACCACCTCCACCCTGCAGCAGGAGGCGTCGCGCAAGCTCGGCTTCTCGTCCAAGCGCACGATGGCCATCGCCCAGCAGCTCTACGAGGGGGTCGAGCTGCCCGGCGAGGGCTCGGTCGGCCTGATCACCTACATGCGCACCGACTCGCCGGCGCTGTCGCAGGTCGCCCAGGGCGAGATCGCCGGGCTGGTGCGGGAGCGCTACGGCAGCCAGTACGTGCGCCCCACGAAGTACAAGCCCAAGACCAAGCTCGCCCAGGAGGCGCACGAGGCGATCAGGCCCGTCGGGGTCAGGCGCACGCCCGAGTCGCTGCACGGCCACCTGGAGCCGGCCCAGCGCAAGCTCTACGAGCTGATCTGGAAGCGGACGGTGGCCTCCCAGATGGCCCAGGCCGTCTACGACCAGACCACCGTCGACATCGAGGCAGGGGAGCTGGTGTTCCGCGCCTCGGGGTCGGTCATGCGCTTCGACGGCTTCGTGCGCGTCTACCTGGAGGGCCGCGACGACGACCTCGAGGAGGAGGCCGGCACCCTGCCAGAGCTCACCGTCGGCCAGGTCCTGCGGCTCGTCGAGCTCACCCCCGAGCAGCACTTCACCGAGCCGCCGCCCCGCTTCACCGAGGCCAGCCTGGTCAAGGCGCTCGAGGAGCACGGCATCGGCCGTCCCTCGACCTACTCGCCGACGATCTCGACCCTGCAGGAGCGCAAGTACGTGCGGCTGGACCGCAAGCGCTTCCACCCCGAGGACGTCGGCATCGTGGTCACCGACCTGCTCGCCGACGTCTTCCCCAAGGTCGTCGACCTCAGCTTCACGGCCAAGATGGAGGAGGACCTGGACTGCATCGCGAGAGGCTCCAAAGCCTGGGAGCCGCTCGTCAAGACCTTCTTCGACGAGGTCGAGGGGACGATCGCCGAGCGTCAGGAGAAGGTCTCGCGGCCCGAGGAGCCGACCGACGAGACCTGCCCGCAGTGCGGTGCGGAGACCGGCGCCAAGCTGGTCCGCAAGTGGGGCCGCTACGGCTGGTTCCTGTCGTGCAGCCGCTACCCCGACTGCAAGTACCGGCGCAACGCCAAGCAGTCGGCCGACCAGGCCGAGCAGGCCGAGCCCGAGCTGACCGACGTGCCCTGCCCCAAGTGCGGCAAGCCGATGGTCAAGCGCAGCGGCCGCTTCGGCCCGTTCCTGGGCTGCTCGGACTACCCCAAGTGCAAGGGCATCAAGAACCTCGGCGAGCAGTCGTTCGGCACCTGCCCCAAGTGCGGCGCGGGCGAGGTCGTCTCCAAGCGGACCAAGCGAGGCAAGACGTTCTACGGCTGCAACCGCTATCCCGACTGCGACTTCGCGCTCTGGCAGGCGCCCCTCGCCCAGAAGTGCCCGACCTGCGGCGGCCTGCTCGCCCCCGACAAGGACGGCGACACCGCGACCTGCGCCAAGTGCGGCAGCCAGGTCCAGGTGGCCGAGCTGGTCAGCGCGTAG
- the holB gene encoding DNA polymerase III subunit delta', whose translation MSVWDEVVGHGEAVATLREAVESGRVTHAWLFTGPPGVGKVHLARVFAAALNCPAGGDGTCGVCRRVLRGVHPDVHLLEPEGDNLLVEDVRALRDEASRSRHEGRTAVFILDEADRLTEAAANALLKVLEEPPPEVVFVLVTRHTEALLATIPSRARVLAFASLPPAVVTSALVDGLGIAPEQAAWAAAASHGRLARARALLTDEAVRTRRSATLDLVGRLAGGQASEALAAAAAVVALADEVAAASKARQARELAELEETFGSGRGTGTVRKRLETRHRRELRRVRFDAIREALADLLGAYRDMALLCGGGPPDRLVHPDRAATSERLAAGTDPSAAVRAATALEEADRRLAIGAAPLLTLEAAFLSVQAAFAGPRIPMARLEIRR comes from the coding sequence ATGTCGGTCTGGGATGAGGTGGTCGGCCACGGCGAGGCGGTGGCCACCCTGCGCGAGGCGGTCGAGTCCGGCCGGGTGACCCACGCCTGGCTGTTCACGGGCCCACCCGGGGTCGGCAAGGTGCACCTGGCCAGGGTGTTCGCCGCCGCCCTCAACTGCCCGGCCGGGGGCGACGGGACCTGCGGCGTCTGTCGCCGGGTCCTGCGAGGCGTGCACCCGGACGTGCACCTGCTGGAGCCCGAGGGCGACAACCTCCTGGTGGAGGACGTCCGTGCCCTCCGCGACGAGGCGTCGCGCTCCCGGCACGAGGGCCGCACCGCCGTGTTCATCCTCGACGAGGCCGACCGGCTGACCGAGGCAGCCGCCAACGCGCTGCTCAAGGTGCTCGAGGAGCCGCCCCCCGAGGTCGTGTTCGTGCTCGTCACGCGGCACACCGAGGCGCTCCTGGCAACCATCCCGTCCCGTGCCCGGGTGCTCGCGTTCGCCAGCCTGCCGCCCGCCGTGGTCACCTCCGCGCTCGTCGACGGGCTCGGGATCGCACCCGAGCAGGCGGCCTGGGCGGCGGCGGCCAGCCACGGCCGGCTCGCGCGGGCCCGTGCCCTGCTCACCGACGAGGCGGTCCGCACCCGCCGGTCGGCCACCCTGGACCTGGTCGGGCGGCTCGCCGGCGGGCAGGCGTCCGAGGCGCTCGCCGCCGCGGCCGCCGTGGTCGCCCTCGCCGACGAGGTGGCCGCGGCCAGCAAGGCCAGGCAGGCGCGCGAGCTGGCCGAGCTCGAGGAGACCTTCGGCAGCGGCCGGGGCACGGGCACGGTCCGGAAGCGGCTCGAGACCCGCCACCGCCGCGAGCTGCGCCGGGTCCGCTTCGACGCCATCCGCGAGGCGCTGGCCGACCTGCTCGGCGCCTACCGGGACATGGCCCTGCTCTGCGGCGGCGGCCCGCCCGACCGGCTGGTGCACCCCGACCGAGCCGCGACCTCGGAGCGGCTCGCGGCCGGGACCGACCCGTCCGCCGCCGTCCGCGCCGCCACCGCGCTCGAGGAGGCCGACCGCCGCCTTGCCATCGGAGCCGCGCCCCTGCTCACCCTGGAAGCCGCGTTCCTGTCGGTCCAGGCCGCCTTCGCCGGCCCTCGGATCCCCATGGCCCGCCTCGAGATCCGCCGGTAG